Within the Catalinimonas niigatensis genome, the region TCATTTCTCTTTTTCTTTAGAGGAACGAGTGCCAGAGGATAATTTATACAGAAAGTTAAAAGAGGCAATAGATTGGGACTTTCTTTATGAAGCTGTGGAACTTCACTATGGTACTTGTGGCCATCAGTCCATAGATCCGGTAGTATTTTTCAAGTTAATGCTCGTAGGCTATCTTGAAAATGTTACTTCTGATAGAGCAATTATCAGAACTAGTGAATTAAGGTTAGATATACTCTATTTTTTAGATTACAACTTAGATGAGGATTTGCCTTGGCATAGCACATTATCTCGTACTAGACAGCGCTTACCTAAAGAGATATTTGAAAAGTGCTTTGAGCTGGTATTGAAACTTTGTATTGAAGCTGGCATGGTGGAAGGGGATATTCAGGCAATCGATGCAGCATATGTAGAGGCAAATGCTTGCTTAGAAAATATGCAGGCTAAGGACACTCAGTTGGATTGGCAAAAGTATATCCAGATATTCAAGAGTCAAGATCCGTGTACTACGAAAGAATTTTCTTCCAATACTGATACTATGTATGCTTTGCCTAAAGAAAAGAAGCGCCTGAGATCTAATAAAAGTCATTATAGTCCTGCTGACCCAGATTCTCGTATGGCTAAAAAAAAAGGTAAACCTTGTAAGTTATATCATTTGGCCAGTATGTCAGTAGACACTTTTAAGCATGTAATCACTCATATTAATGCCAATTTTGCTGATGAAAAGGATTCTCGTCATCTCTTAGAGATAGCTAAAGAAACAAGAAGTAGACTGCAAGTACTGGATATTAAAATGCATAAAATATTAGCAGATGGAGGCTTTAGCTCGGGAGCAAATTATGCAGCTTTAGAAGCTGATCATTTAGAAGGTTATGTTTCTTTATATGGTCAATATAACAAACAGAGAGAAGGATTTACTTATGATGCTAAGCATGATATTTATATATGTGAACAAGGCAGAAAGCTGTCTAACAAAGGAGTCAAATCTGATGGTGGATACTTTAATTATCATTACCGCAGCAGTGTGACTGACTGTAAGGACTGCCCAGTTAAACAAACATGTTGCGGAAAAAGCCCTCGCAAAAAGATGACTTTTACAGCTTTTCGTAATCATTATGACCGTATGGAAAAGCGCTTGAAAAGCCCTTTAGGGCGTAGAATGAAAAAATTAAGAATGTCTACCGTAGAGCCAGTCTTTGGCCGCTGTGGAACAGAAGCTTAATTAACTACTTTGGTTTGAAACGAATTAATGCTAAGGGGAAAAATGCTGCTCATAAATGCATGGTGATGTCCGCAGTTGCTTATAATCTGAAGAAGTATATAAAATTCTTAAAGCCAAGGAAAGCAGAAGTCAAACAGCTAGAACTTAGGAAAAGAATGGCTGGTAATTATAGACTTTTGGTAAAGGAAATGCGAAATATCATAAAACTGCAAACACAATTATCAATGTGGTCAATAAATATAACTGGCAGTGTGTGAGTTGTGCAACAGCCACCTCCCTATCTCGCACTAATTTTTCTTATCCCTCTACTCATACCTCAACGACTTCACCGGATTAGCCAGGGCCGCTTTAATGGTCTGGTAGCTTACAGTGAATAATGCAATAGCAATGACAATGGCCACGGGAATGAGAAACAACCACCAGGACAACGATATGCGAACTATGTAGCTTTCCAGCCAAAGGTTCAGACTCCAATAAGCGATAGGTAATGCAATCAGACCTGCGATGGCGATGAGTTTGATGTAATCACTGGAAAGCAATAGCAGAATGCTTTGCAAGGGAGCGCCCAGCACTTTGCGGATACCAATCTCTTTGGTACGCTGTCTAACCATAAAAGCTGATAAACCAAATAATCCTAAGCAGGCAATGAAAATAGCTAGACTACTGGCAGCAGTAAAAACTTTACCAAACAGCTCTTCAGACTGGTATTGAGCATTGAAGTAATCATCTAAGAAGAAATATTCAAAGGGGTTACCTGGGAAGTGGTCTTTGTAAAATGCCTCAATGCTGGCGATGACTTCTTCAGTTTGTGCCAGATCATTTACTTCAATAGTAAAATAATTAATCTCAAACAGACGATCAGTTCTCTGATCAGCATTGCTTCTTCTTAGCAAAAAGACGGCCCCCTGTTCTGCAAACTTGAGTGAAAGAAGATTGATGTTTTTTACGATACCGATGATGTTGAATTCTAAATCTCGTTGTAATCCAATGGTGACTTTTTCTTGTAAGGCAGTTTCTACCGGATCAAAACCCAACTGTCGTGCTACCTCCTCAGTAATAACCACTGCATTTTTGTCCGATGGAAATTCCCTGGAAAATCCCCTGCCGTGTAGAATTTCTATGTCGTAGGTTTCCAGATAGTCTTCATCTACGGTATTTGTTTTAAATGCCTGACTGTATTCCGGCTGCTTTTTATTCTCTATAAAGTTGAAACCCTTGCCCCTTGCTTCTCCTGGTGATAAACGAGAAATAGTAACCCGGACGGTTCCCGGGAGATTTTGTAAAATGGTTTTAAAACTTTCATATTGATGGTCATACTTTTCCTTATTAGCCATTGGGGTTCTCACAACGAGCTTCTGGGTTAGGTCGTAACCCTTATCATAGCTTTTCATAAATGACAATTGCTGATATACACTGAAGGTTCCTATGATTAACCCAACTGAAATCATAAACTGAAATACCATCAAGCTTTTACGGAAAGTACCCCCCTGGTTAGAAGCATAAAGTCTTCCTTTCATGATACTCACTGCCTTAAAAGAAGATAGTACAAAAGCTGAATATCCCCCCGCTAACAGTGTTCCGAATATTACTACCAGCACAATTGCAAGAACCAACAAATTGTCCTTTAACAGAGAGCTTAGTGGAATCTCTTTTTGCACTAGGTCGGTAAATAAAGGAAAGCAAAGCTGATACAAAGTAACTGCCAATACGGTACTTAACAAATTGATCATAAAAGACTCCAGCATGAACTGGGCAATCAGTTGCCTCCTGCCAGCTCCTACCACCTTCCGGATGCCTACTTCTTTAGCCCGTTTTACTGCTCGGGCAGTGGACAAATTCACAAAGTTAATCCATGCCAGGATGAGAATAAAAAATGCAGTAATTTGAAGGAATTGCACTGTAGTTGCACTACCCCTGATCTCGGATTCGTTGGCATAACCAAACGAATGCAAATGGGTATTTTT harbors:
- a CDS encoding IS1182 family transposase, which codes for MVGKKTFESKTHFSFSLEERVPEDNLYRKLKEAIDWDFLYEAVELHYGTCGHQSIDPVVFFKLMLVGYLENVTSDRAIIRTSELRLDILYFLDYNLDEDLPWHSTLSRTRQRLPKEIFEKCFELVLKLCIEAGMVEGDIQAIDAAYVEANACLENMQAKDTQLDWQKYIQIFKSQDPCTTKEFSSNTDTMYALPKEKKRLRSNKSHYSPADPDSRMAKKKGKPCKLYHLASMSVDTFKHVITHINANFADEKDSRHLLEIAKETRSRLQVLDIKMHKILADGGFSSGANYAALEADHLEGYVSLYGQYNKQREGFTYDAKHDIYICEQGRKLSNKGVKSDGGYFNYHYRSSVTDCKDCPVKQTCCGKSPRKKMTFTAFRNHYDRMEKRLKSPLGRRMKKLRMSTVEPVFGRCGTEA
- a CDS encoding ABC transporter permease, translated to MLRNYLLIAYRNLWHNKVYALINIFGLAISLTAALFIFQYVQFERSYDSFHENGDNIYRYIIQFTMNGVQEAPQHMAYSSFVPIIKRECSEVIEYARLFQNGINDFIISHDPADGTQPLEFLEKRVYYADATFMEIFSFPMILGDKVKGLAEPNSAVLSERMAEKLLGADWQKSDPIGKTIVLNGKEDFMIQGVFENVPENSHIKFEVLLSLSSLMNELNYDVDWHNNFLTYLQVEPTADIAKLETKIMEIREQRFGELMRNFNVDTLNVSLQAVKNTHLHSFGYANESEIRGSATTVQFLQITAFFILILAWINFVNLSTARAVKRAKEVGIRKVVGAGRRQLIAQFMLESFMINLLSTVLAVTLYQLCFPLFTDLVQKEIPLSSLLKDNLLVLAIVLVVIFGTLLAGGYSAFVLSSFKAVSIMKGRLYASNQGGTFRKSLMVFQFMISVGLIIGTFSVYQQLSFMKSYDKGYDLTQKLVVRTPMANKEKYDHQYESFKTILQNLPGTVRVTISRLSPGEARGKGFNFIENKKQPEYSQAFKTNTVDEDYLETYDIEILHGRGFSREFPSDKNAVVITEEVARQLGFDPVETALQEKVTIGLQRDLEFNIIGIVKNINLLSLKFAEQGAVFLLRRSNADQRTDRLFEINYFTIEVNDLAQTEEVIASIEAFYKDHFPGNPFEYFFLDDYFNAQYQSEELFGKVFTAASSLAIFIACLGLFGLSAFMVRQRTKEIGIRKVLGAPLQSILLLLSSDYIKLIAIAGLIALPIAYWSLNLWLESYIVRISLSWWLFLIPVAIVIAIALFTVSYQTIKAALANPVKSLRYE